CTCCCACCACTACCGCGCCCCTTGGGAGTGGACCGACGCCGAACTGCCCGCCGCCGCCGAGCGGGCCGAGCGCTGGCGTGCGGCCACGTCCCTGGGCTCAGGCCCGGACGGGGCCCCGGTGCTGGCCTCGGTGCGCGCCTCGCTCGCCGAGGACCTGGACTCCCCGGCCGCGCTCGCCGCGGTGGACGCCTGGGCGAGTGCCGCACTCACCGAGGGCGGCGCCGACACCCAAGCCCCCGGCCTGGTGCGCACCACCGTCGACACCCTTCTGGGCGTCAAGCTCTAGGAACTCCCATTGGGAAGTTCGAGTAGGAATGCTCCGGTGCCCCGGGGAGGGCAAGCCCCTCCCCGGGGCATTCGCGTGCCGGTGAAGCCTGTCCCTGGATCACCCGGGTTTCCCGAAGTACTCGGCTTCTCGGGTTAGGCTGGTGGACACCACAGACCTCACACACCTCCGTGCCCGTTCCCGTCCGGTTCGTCAGGGGCGGGCACGGGGCTTTTCTTGAGGTTTCCCGCAGGCTTCCCCCCGGGCGTCTTCCCCGAGGCCGTTCGGCCCGGGTACTTCTCGTCCGCAGGGCCTCTCACGCTCAGGACCCCTCACGCAGGTCCTCTCACGCAGGTCCTCTCACGCAGGACCTCTCACACCCAGGGCCGCCCGTACGCGTTCAGCGCTGCTTCAACCCCGGGGCCTGGGCACGTCCGTCTCACGGGGAGCGGAAAAATCGGGGAAACGGGCCTCCTCCGAGTCCGGGACCAGACGCACCACGGGGATCCCGTCGACCGGATCGGCACCGAGGCGCTCGTACTCCGCCACGCCGTCGCCGACGTCGTGGCCCAGTCCCCGCATCATCGCGGCGGCCACCTCCGGGTGCTGCTGCGCGTAGTGCGCCAGCACCCGGCCGGACTCCTCCGGCGGCAGCGGCTCGGCGGTGCCCCGTCGGCGCCGGTTGCCGACCTGGAACAGGATCCGGGGTTCCACCCGGATGTTGCGGAACCATTGGGACTGGTTCCCGAACCCCGAGGCCACCATGACCGTGCCGGTGGTGTCGTTGCCGCCCACGACCTCCAGGACCGCCTGCCGGGCCTCGCCGGTGCTGCGCCCCCGGTGGGTGAGCAGAACGAACCTGTCGCCCAGCACAGCGCCCAGACCCAGCCGGTAGATCCAGATCGGGGCCCGGAACAGCGCGCGCTGGATCGGGTCCTTCGGTGGCTGGGTGAACGTCATGGCGGCCTCCTACGACAGGTTTTCCGAGCGCCCGAGTGTACTGAGGAGCCCTTCCCCGGCGCGCGGGAGCCACGCCAACGGTCACTGTCCGCTGCCATGATGCGCCCATGGACACCGCACCTGACATCCTGCGCACCACCGACTGGTCCCGGACCTTCCACGCCTACGGCCCCGGCACCGACGCCCCGAAGCACCTCGCCGCCCTGCGGTCCGGGCAGGACAGCAAGGTCGCGGACGCGCTGGGATACCTGTACAGCGCGATCCTGCACCAGGGCACCGTCTACCCGGCCACACCCCCGGCGGTGCTCCACGTGGCTGGACTGCTGTCCGACCCCGCGGCCGACCGGCCGGTCCACGGCGTGTTCGACGAGGCCATGGGTGCCGGCGCCGCACCGCTGCGCCAGCACCTGCTCCGCTTCCTGGCCGACGTGGCCTGGTCCGTGGCGGAGGTCTGCGGTGGTTACTCGGACGCGGAGCTGGACGCCCTGGCCGACCCCGGTGAGCGGCGCGGTGAGCTGGACGCGTTCCTGGAACGGATGGCCCGCAGCGAGGACGGCGATGCGGACGACGGCGAGGAGGTCTGGGAGGACCCGCTCCTGGAGACGGTGATGAACACGGTCCTGCGCGATCTGCGCCGGGCCGCGCCCGTGCTGCTCGAGGCGGTCCGCCCCCTGCTCACGCACCGGGACCGCGGGGTGCGCCAACGGGCGGTGACGGCCGCCGGAGCGCTGAGCCGGATGGGCGGGGGACTGGCCCTGGACCTGTCGGGCGCCGCCGACTACGCCGAGTCCCGCGACGAGGGAGCCGCGATCGTCCTCGCCCTGGCGGAGAGCGGCGGCGACACCGCCGAGTTCCTCACCCACCAGGACCCGGCCATCCGCGCCTGCGCCGCGCTCGCACCCTCCCTGACCGACGATCCCGCCGCCACCACAGAACTCCGCACGGCCCTCCTGGACCCGGCCGCCGCCGACGCCTGGTTCGCGGACCGCCCGGGCTACTTCGACGGACACGTGCGGTTCTCCATGGTCAAGGCGCTCGTGGAACGCTCCGAATCCGAGGACGCACCCGACCTGCTTCCGGTCTTCCAAGCCCTGGCCGCGGTGTCCTCGGCGTTCACCGCGGAGCGGGACCTTCAGGGATTGCTCAGCCTGGCCCTGGGCCGGGAGAGACGAAGCGCCGCTGCGCCGGTGGAGTACCCCACCGAACTCCAACGCGCCTACCTGCGCGCGCTGGTCGACAGCGACGGCCTCTGGGACCCCGGCACCGCCGACTTCACCTTCCTCCTGAAAGGGCTTGGCCTTCCGCCGGTCCGGGAGAGTATGAGGTCCCTGGCGGAGAGCTCATGATCCTTGGAGCCGAGAAGCCGTCCGGCGCCAGTATCGGCCGCACCACGGGGGAGTGGACCACCCCCGACTGACAGTTGGCGGGCCCGGGGCGGGCTGTCTGATGCGGGGGGTGTTTTCTGTTCTCCTTTGCCCTGTTATGTGTGGCCACCTGTGGTCACGAACTCACCGAAACACCACCATCGGGGTGCCCGGCGTGGTGGGATACGCCCATGACCACGACCACGACCAGTACCCCCACCCGGCCCAGTGCCGCGGCGGAGCTCATCGCGGACTTCGTCTCCACCGGCGGCCGCCTCTCCGACCGTGCCGACCTCGCCCAGTTCCTGCGAGAGCACCGACTCGTCACCGAAGGCGCCATCCCCATCACCCTCGCCGACCTCGACGAGGCCATCACACTGCGCGACGGCATCCGCTCCCTGCTCGACCGCGGGACCGCCCCCGACCCCGAAGTCCTCGGCCGAGCGCAGAAGGTCCTGGACGGGCTGCGCGTCACCGTTCGGTTGGAACCCGCCGAGCAGGCCGAGTCGCCCCTTGCTCCCGCCGTCGTCGACGAGGTCCGTCGCGGCCTGGCCCGCATCGCCGGGGCCTGGGCGGCGGTCCTGGCCACGGGGGAGTGGCACCGCCTGCGCCTGTGAGCGCCGGAAACCGGGGCCGTACGGCCCCGGTACGCCGGACCCGTCAGGCCCGAACCCGGTGGGATTCAGCCGAACAGGGCGGCCAGCGGGCCCTTCTTTTTCGGGGCGGCGGCCCGGCGCCGCTCCAGGAACTCCTCCCACTGCTGGGTGATGTCCTCCAGCTGGTAGGCCGAGGACGAGGCCAGCGCGGCCTCGCCCATGCGGTGGCGTTCCTCGCGGTCGCTGACCAGGCGTGACAGCGCCTCGCCGAGAGCCTTGGTGTCCTGCGGCGGGACGAGCAGTCCGTTGCGGCCGTGCTCGATGATCTCCCTCGGGCCGTGCGGGCAGTCGAAGCTCACCACCGGGACCCCCACGGAGAAGGCCTCGATGATGGTCATCCCGAAGCCCTCCACCCGGGAGCTGACCGCCAGCAGGGAGGCCTTGGACAGCTCGCCCAGCATGTCGGTGGTGCGGCCGCGCAGGCTCACGTGGTCGCCCAGACCCAGCCGGTCGATGGTCGCGCGCAGCTCCTCGTCCCGGTCCCCGCCGCCGTGGATGTGCAGGCGCCACTGCGGGTGCTCGGCGGCCACGTGGGAGAACGCCTCCACCAGCAGCGGGTACTGCTTGACCGGGGAGAACCGCCCGGCCGCCGCGATCACCGGCTCGTCCAGGGTGGCCCGGGGCGGCTCACCCGGCTCCAGGGCGTTGGGCAGCGCGGTCAGCCAGTCCTCGGAGGCGCCGAGCAGCTTCTCGTAGGCGGCCCGGTCGGTCTGGGTGAGTACGCTCAGCCCGTCCAGCTTCGGGTAGGCGCGGGTGATGGCCTTGCGGACCTCCGGTTTGTGCTCGGCCAGGTTGAGGTGCTCCTGTCCGATGGTCAGCAGGCGCGAGGGCGCCCAGGCGGCGATGAGCAGGTTGATCCCCGGGCGGGTGCCGATCACCACGTCCGCCTTGGTGGTGCGCAGGTAGCGGCGCAGCCCGGTGACCGCCTCCGGGGTGAAGTTCTTGTTCCGGCGCCGCTCCGCCTCGGGCACGATCTTGTCGGCCTGCTTGGCCCAGCGCTCACGCACGCGTTCGCGGGGGCGTTGGACCACCGGGTGGTCGGTGTCGTCGCTCAGCGGGACCAGCTGGACCCCGTCGGCGGGGGTGAAGAAGGGTTGTCTTCGTTTGCGGACCAGACTCACGATCTCCACCTCGTGGCGAGCTGACAGCCCCCGCGCCAGGTTGTGCACGGTTCGGACCGTGCCACCCATGGCGTAGCCGTTGGCGATGACGAAGGCGATTCTCACAAGTTGTCCCTGCAACCCCACCTCGCGCGGTCGGGGAGGGTACTCGTCCCAGGCCCCGGGGGCGACAGGCCATCGGGCCCCGGAGTGCGTGTACCCCCGTACCACGCACTCCGGAGCCCTGGCTCCTTCCCCCGGTCCGCGAGCCATCACCCGCAAACTAGCGGGGGGCACCTAAAGATGAGGTAACGGAAAATCGGGACCCTGTGGACATTCATCCGGAGACGGGTTAAGCAGCAGCTTGGGACCGGTCGATGCGATCGGTCCGACCCGCCCTAACCGTCGTCGCGGCGGCGCAGGTAGCGCTCGAACTCCTGGGCGATGGCGTCACCGCTGGCCTCGGGCAGCTCCACCGTGTCCTTGGCCTCCTCCAGGCCGCGCACGTAGGCCGCTATGTCCTCGTCCTCGGCGGTGAGGTCGTTGACGCTCGCCTCCCAGGAAACCGAGTCCTCGGGCAGGTCGCCCAGCGGAACCTCGGTCTCCAGGAAGTCCTGGACCCAGCTCAGCAGGGCCAGGGTCGCCTTCGGGCACGGCGGTTGGGCCACGTAGTGGGGGATGGCCGCCCACAGCGACACAGTCTCCACACCAGCCGAGCTGAACGTGTCGTGCACGACCCCGACGATGCCGGTCGGCCCCGAGTACGTGGCCGCCTCCAGCCCGTACCGGGTGCCCAGCTCCAGCGGCGAGGACATCCCCGTCACCGGGATGGGGCGGGTGTGCGGGGCGTCGGCCAGCAGCGAGCCGAGGATCACGGCGCGCCGGACCCCCAGTTCACGGGCGATCGCGAGCAGGTCGGCGGAGTAGGAGCGCCAGCGCATGTTCGGCTCGGGGCCGGTCACCAGGACGACGTCGCGCCGCGAACCGGGCGGCCGGACCACCCGCACCCGGGTGGTGGGCCACTCCATGGAGGTCAGCCGACCGTCGGCCACGGTCATCCGTGGCCGGGTGACCTGGAAGTCGTAGTAGTCGTCCGGAGCCAGGGCGCACAGCTCCTTGGCGCCCCACTTCTCGGACAGGTGTTCCACGGCGAGGCTCGCCGCCTCACCGGCGTCGTTCCACCCTTCGAACGCCGCCACCATCACAGGCTCGACGAGCTCGCGGTCGAGCTGGATCATGGACGGCCCCTTCCTGGACGCGGATGATCACCACCCTATGGGGTGGCGCCACAGCCCGGAAACCGTAATTCGGACTCCGCCCACAGAGGTTACTCTCGCCACTTTGGGACACCCGTCTCACGTGGCGAAACACCCGATGAGGTAGCCTCGCGACCAGCGACTGACCGGGCGTGATCGCCCTAGGGCCTGTTCCGCGGAACTCGCCCGAGGACACTGCCGTCCCCGGCCGCCCGACCCCGCCCCGCGCCGTGGGTCGACCCAGCCACCGTTCCCACCCGTGCCGCTTGTCACCGGGACACGTGCTGGGCCGCCGTGGTGCACCGAGACTAGAGTTGCTGAACATGAGAGATCGACGGACATTCCGTGAAGCACTGTCCCAGCGAGTTGTCGTTGCGGACGGGGCGATGGGCACCATGTTGCAGGCGCACGATCTCGACCTCGACCAGTTCGAAGGTCACGAGGGCCTCAACGACATCCTCAACCTGACCCGGCCCGACATCGTCCGGGACACCCACGCCGCCTTCTTCGAGGTCGGCTCCGACTGCGTGGAGACCAACACCTTCTCCGCCAACTACGGAGGCCTCTACGAGTACGGCATCGAGGACCGCACCTACGAGATCGCCGAGGCCGGGGCGCGCATCGCCCGCGAGACCGCCGACGCCTACAGCACCGCGGACCAGCCCCGCTACGTCCTGGGGTCGGTCGGCCCCGGAACCCGGCTGCCCACCCTGGGCCACGCTCCCTACACCTTCCTGCGCGACTACTACGAGAAGTCGGCGCACGGGCTCATCGACGGCGGCTCCGACGCCATCCTGATCGAGACCTGCCAGGACCTGCTCCAGGTCAAGGCCGCCGTGGTCGGTGCCAAGCGCGCCCGCACGGCCCTGGGCAAGGACGTGCCGATCATCGCCCAGGTCAGCATCGAGACCAACGGCACCATGCTCATGGGTTCGGAGATCGGCGCCGCCCTCACCTCGCTGGCCCCGCTGGGCATCGACGTGATCGGGCTCAACTGCTCCACCGGCCCCGCCGAGATGAG
This DNA window, taken from Nocardiopsis exhalans, encodes the following:
- a CDS encoding PAC2 family protein, which gives rise to MIQLDRELVEPVMVAAFEGWNDAGEAASLAVEHLSEKWGAKELCALAPDDYYDFQVTRPRMTVADGRLTSMEWPTTRVRVVRPPGSRRDVVLVTGPEPNMRWRSYSADLLAIARELGVRRAVILGSLLADAPHTRPIPVTGMSSPLELGTRYGLEAATYSGPTGIVGVVHDTFSSAGVETVSLWAAIPHYVAQPPCPKATLALLSWVQDFLETEVPLGDLPEDSVSWEASVNDLTAEDEDIAAYVRGLEEAKDTVELPEASGDAIAQEFERYLRRRDDG
- a CDS encoding nitroreductase family deazaflavin-dependent oxidoreductase, encoding MTFTQPPKDPIQRALFRAPIWIYRLGLGAVLGDRFVLLTHRGRSTGEARQAVLEVVGGNDTTGTVMVASGFGNQSQWFRNIRVEPRILFQVGNRRRRGTAEPLPPEESGRVLAHYAQQHPEVAAAMMRGLGHDVGDGVAEYERLGADPVDGIPVVRLVPDSEEARFPDFSAPRETDVPRPRG
- a CDS encoding glycosyltransferase family 4 protein; translation: MRIAFVIANGYAMGGTVRTVHNLARGLSARHEVEIVSLVRKRRQPFFTPADGVQLVPLSDDTDHPVVQRPRERVRERWAKQADKIVPEAERRRNKNFTPEAVTGLRRYLRTTKADVVIGTRPGINLLIAAWAPSRLLTIGQEHLNLAEHKPEVRKAITRAYPKLDGLSVLTQTDRAAYEKLLGASEDWLTALPNALEPGEPPRATLDEPVIAAAGRFSPVKQYPLLVEAFSHVAAEHPQWRLHIHGGGDRDEELRATIDRLGLGDHVSLRGRTTDMLGELSKASLLAVSSRVEGFGMTIIEAFSVGVPVVSFDCPHGPREIIEHGRNGLLVPPQDTKALGEALSRLVSDREERHRMGEAALASSSAYQLEDITQQWEEFLERRRAAAPKKKGPLAALFG
- a CDS encoding ABATE domain-containing protein, whose amino-acid sequence is MTTTTTSTPTRPSAAAELIADFVSTGGRLSDRADLAQFLREHRLVTEGAIPITLADLDEAITLRDGIRSLLDRGTAPDPEVLGRAQKVLDGLRVTVRLEPAEQAESPLAPAVVDEVRRGLARIAGAWAAVLATGEWHRLRL